One segment of Meriones unguiculatus strain TT.TT164.6M chromosome 3, Bangor_MerUng_6.1, whole genome shotgun sequence DNA contains the following:
- the LOC132652895 gene encoding PRAME family member 12-like, giving the protein MSAQTPPTLLKLAMQALLRDETLDMSALDKLPMVFFPALFKEALTGRHTTTVKAMVAAWPFPCLPVGALMKTADLETLQAVLAGVDTWLQRKFHSRRGKLQVLDLRKKHHEFWSIWADAEDGDCSAETLDEQQVVKVLPRYALRQRLKVVADLWLMYCLNEKQACFLHWAHQRKGSIQFCCMEMKIWALPVYVIREVLNVFHLEYIEELELNMLSWDLLKLLQLTPYLGQMRNLRKLLLASIFKTVFLIGNRTTDREEKCVRNFISQFSKLNCLQHLSMNGMYFLRDHLKQVLGCLMAPLETLSITSCNLSQSDLNSLSECPKLFQLKHLDMKHVGLTSLDLRPLQILLENVADTLQSLDLKACWISDSHLTMLIPALSKCSQLANVSFYDNYFSMHNLRKLLQHTANLSKMNVEQYPAPLECYDELGYISTERFTQLCAEEIDRLRAIRQPKYISFATLICSRCGERSVYGQELRLCVCQQR; this is encoded by the exons ATGAGTGCTCAGACTCCACCCACACTCCTGAAGCTGGCAatgcaggctctgctgagagatGAGACCTTGGACATGTCAGCTCTGGACAAACTACCCATGGTGTTCTTCCCAGCACTGTTCAAGGAGGCCTTGACTGGCAGACACACTACAACTGTGAAGGCAATGGtggcagcctggcctttcccctgtctccctgtggggGCATTGATGAAGACTGCTGACTTGGAAACCTTGCAGGCAGTTCTAGCAGGAGTAGACACGTGGCTGCAAAGAAAGTTTCACTCCAG GAGGGGAAAACTTCAGGTTCTTGACCTGCGGAAGAAGCACCATGAATTCTGGAGCATATGGGCTGATGCAGAGGATGGTGACTGCTCAGCAGAGACCCTGGATGAGCAGCAAGTAGTGAAGGTCCTTCCCAGATATGCACTGAGGCAGCGCCTGAAGGTGGTAGCTGACCTTTGGCTTATGTATTGTTTGAATGAAAAGCAAGCATGCTTCTTGCATTGGGCCCACCAGAGAAAGGGCTCCATACAGTTCTGCTGTATGGAGATGAAGATCTGGGCTCTTCCTGTCTATGTTATCCGAGAGGTCTTGAATGTCTTCCATCTGGAGTATATTGAGGAATTGGAACTGAACATGCTCAGTTGGGATTTGTTAAAGCTGTTACAACTTACTCCCTACCTGGGCCAGATGAGAAATCTTCGCAAACTCTTGCTGGCCTCCATCTTCAAGACTGTGTTCCTGATTGGCAACAGAACaacagacagagaagagaagTGTGTCAGGAATTTCATTTCTCAGTTTTCCAAACTCAACTGTCTCCAGCACCTCTCCATGAATGGCATGTACTTTCTTAGAGACCACCTGAAACAGGTTCTTGG GTGCCTGATGGCTCCGttggagaccctgtccatcaCCTCCTGCAACCTTTCACAGTCAGACCTGAATTCCTTGTCCGAGTGCCCGAAGCTCTTTCAGCTGAAACATCTGGACATGAAACATGTGGGCTTAACGTCTTTGGATCTTAGGCCTCTCCAAATCCTCCTAGAGAATGTGGCAGACACTTTGCAATCCCTGGACTtgaaggcttgttggatttcagaCTCTCATCTCACTATGCTCATACCTGccctcagcaagtgctctcagctgGCCAATGTCAGTTTCTATGACAATTACTTCTCCATGCACAACCTGAGGAAACTTTTGCAGCACACAGCTAACTTGAGCAAGATGAATGTGGAACAGTACCCTGCCCCGCTGGAGTGCTATGATGAGTTGGGTTATATCTCCACAGAGAGATTTACCCAACTCTGTGCAGAGGAAATAGATAGACTCAGGGCCATAAGACAGCCCAAGTACATCTCCTTTGCTACACTTATTTGCTCTAGATGTGGAGAGCGTTCTGTCTATGGCCAAGAACTCAGACTCTGTGTTTGCCAGCAGAGGTGA
- the LOC132652896 gene encoding PRAME family member 12-like yields the protein MSAQTPPTLLKLAMQALLRDETLDMSALDKLPMVFFPALFKEALTGRHTTTVKAMVAAWPFPCLPVGALMKTADLETLQAVLAGVDTWLQRKFHSRRGKLQVLDLRKKHHEFWSIWADAEDGDCSAETLDEQQVVKALPRYALRQHLKVVADLWLMYCLNEKQACFLHWAHQRKGSIQFCCMEMKIWALPVYVIREVLNVFHLEYIEELELNMLSWDLLKLLQLTPYLGQMRNLRKLLLASIFKTVFLIGNRTTDREEKCVRNFISQFSKLNCLQHLSMNGMYFLRDHLKQVLGCLMAPLETLSITSCNLSQSDLNSLSECPKLFQLKHLDMKHVGLTSLDLRPLQILLENVADTLQSLDLKACWISDSHLTMLIPALSKCSQLANVSFYDNYFSMHNLRKLLQHTANLSKMNVEQYPAPLECYDELGYISTERFTQLCAEEIDRLRAIRQPKYISFATLICSRCGERSVYGQGLRLCVCQQR from the exons ATGAGTGCTCAGACTCCACCCACACTCCTGAAGCTGGCAatgcaggctctgctgagagatGAGACCTTGGACATGTCAGCTCTGGACAAACTGCCCATGGTGTTCTTCCCAGCACTGTTCAAGGAGGCCTTGACTGGCAGACACACTACAACTGTGAAGGCAATGGtggcagcctggcctttcccctgtctccctgtggggGCATTGATGAAGACTGCTGACTTGGAAACCTTGCAGGCAGTTCTAGCAGGAGTAGACACGTGGCTGCAAAGAAAGTTTCACTCCAG GAGGGGAAAACTTCAGGTTCTTGACCTGCGGAAGAAGCACCATGAATTCTGGAGCATATGGGCTGATGCAGAGGATGGTGACTGCTCAGCAGAGACCCTGGATGAGCAGCAAGTAGTGAAGGCCCTTCCCAGATATGCACTGAGGCAGCACCTGAAGGTGGTAGCTGACCTTTGGCTTATGTATTGTTTGAATGAAAAGCAAGCATGCTTCTTGCATTGGGCCCACCAGAGAAAGGGCTCCATACAGTTCTGCTGTATGGAGATGAAGATCTGGGCTCTGCCTGTCTATGTTATCCGAGAGGTCTTGAATGTCTTCCATCTGGAGTATATTGAGGAATTGGAACTGAACATGCTCAGTTGGGATTTGTTAAAGCTGTTACAACTTACTCCCTACCTGGGCCAGATGAGAAATCTTCGCAAACTCTTGCTGGCCTCCATCTTCAAGACTGTGTTCCTGATTGGCAACAGAACaacagacagagaagagaagTGTGTCAGGAATTTCATTTCTCAGTTTTCCAAACTCAACTGTCTCCAGCACCTCTCCATGAATGGCATGTACTTTCTTAGAGACCACCTGAAACAGGTTCTTGG GTGCCTGATGGCTCCGttggagaccctgtccatcaCCTCCTGCAACCTTTCACAGTCAGACCTGAATTCCTTGTCCGAGTGCCCGAAGCTCTTTCAGCTGAAACATCTGGACATGAAACATGTGGGCTTAACGTCTTTGGATCTTAGGCCTCTCCAAATCCTCCTAGAGAATGTGGCAGACACTTTGCAATCCCTGGACTtgaaggcttgttggatttcagaCTCTCATCTCACTATGCTCATACCTGccctcagcaagtgctctcagctgGCCAATGTCAGTTTCTATGACAATTACTTCTCCATGCACAACCTGAGGAAACTTTTGCAGCACACAGCTAACTTGAGCAAGATGAATGTGGAACAGTACCCTGCCCCGCTGGAGTGCTATGATGAGTTGGGTTATATCTCCACAGAGAGATTTACCCAACTCTGTGCAGAGGAAATAGATAGACTCAGGGCCATAAGACAGCCCAAGTACATCTCCTTTGCTACACTTATTTGCTCTAGATGTGGAGAGCGTTCTGTCTATGGCCAAGGACTCAGACTCTGTGTTTGCCAGCAGAGGTGA